The nucleotide sequence GCATACCGGGCTTGCCGTCGGCGATGAGGGTGGGCGCCACGTAGAAGCCCCGGCCACCGATGTCGGGGCGCTCACCGCCGACGACGACCGTGGCGCCTTCCTCCCGGCCCGAGCGGATGTAGCCCTCGACCCGCTCGCGGTGCGCGCCGGTGATCACCGGGCCGACCACCGTGTCGGGCTCCAGCGGGTCGCCGACCTTCAGCCGACCGGCCGCCGCCGCGAGCCCCTCGACCAGCCGGTCGTAGATGCCGCGCTGGGCGAGAACCCGGGTTGGTGCCGTGCAGATCTGGCCGGAGTGGAACGCCCACACCGAGCTGATGGCCCCGACCGCGGTCTTCAGGTCCGCGTCGTCGAACACGATGGCCGCGCCCTTGCCACCCAGCTCGAGCAGCAGCCGCTTCATGTCACCCCCCGCCACCTCGCCGATGCGCTGGCCCACCGCGGTGGAGCCGGTGAAGCTGATCATGTCGACGTGCGGGGACGCCACCAGGGCCTCAGCCGGCGCGGGGCTCTCCGAGACCACGATGTTGACCACCCCGGGCGGGAATCCCGCCTCCTGGAAGACCTCACCGAGCTTCACGATGGCGAGGGGATCCTGGGGAGCGGGCTTGACCACCACGGTGTTGCCCATGGCGAGCGCCGGGCCGAGCTTGCCGGCCATGTTCACCAGCGGGAAGTTGTAGGAGGTGATGCAGGTGACCACCCCCACGGGAGCCCGCCGGGCGACGCCACCCATGATGCCGCCGGGGCCCAGCGCGGTGGTCGGCATGATCCCGGGCTCGATCGGGATCATCAGCTCCTGCTCGATACCCTGGGCGTAGCGGCGCAGGCGGGTGGCGGCGGTGGGCACTTGCATGGTCTTGGTTACCCGCAGCGTGGCGCCGGTCTCCGCCTGCACCAGGGGTACCAGCTCCTCGAAGCGGGCCTCGAGCAGATCGGCCGCCCGGTCGAGGAGCTGCGCCCGCTGCTCGGGCTTGGTGCGCGACCACGCGGGGAAGGCCTCGGCGGCGGCGCTCGCCGCGGCCTCGGCGTCGGCGATCGACGCGTTGGGGGCGTGGCCGACCACCTCCTCGGTGGCCGGGTTCACGATCGGGTAGCTGCCGTTCCCCGGGTCGACCCACTCGCCACCGACGAGCAGGCGGTAACCGTCCGACTCGGCGCTCATACCGCTAGGTCGAGGCGGTAGAGATCGATCGCGTTGCCCCGGACCAGCCGACGGATGGTGGCGGGCGGGAGATGCCCCATGAGCTTCCAGGCCGTCTCCTTGGTGTGCGGCCAGGTGCTGTCGGAATGGGGGTAGTCGGTCTCGAAGAGGATGTTGTTCACCCCGATCTTGTCCAGCGCATCAGGGGTGAGCCCGTGCTGGTCGTCGAAGAAGCAGGCGTAGATCTGCTGCGCGTAGTAGGTGCTCGGCGGATTCGGCACCAGGTCACCGACGCCACCCCAGCCGCGGTTCGCCTCCCAGACCTTGTCGGCCCGCTCGAGGATGTAGGGGATCCAACCGAGCTGGCCCTCCGCGTAGGCGAGCCGCAGGTTCGGGAACTTCGGCAGCACCCCGGACATGAGGAAGTCGACCATCGACATCATGCAGTTGGTGAAGGTCATCGTGGAGCCGACCGCCGGGGGCGCGTCCTCGGAGGTGGAGGGCATCTTCGATGACGAGCCGATGTGCATGTTCACCACCACGCCGGTCTCGTCGCAGGCAGCGAAGAACGGGTCCCAGTAGC is from Rhabdothermincola sediminis and encodes:
- a CDS encoding aldehyde dehydrogenase family protein is translated as MSAESDGYRLLVGGEWVDPGNGSYPIVNPATEEVVGHAPNASIADAEAAASAAAEAFPAWSRTKPEQRAQLLDRAADLLEARFEELVPLVQAETGATLRVTKTMQVPTAATRLRRYAQGIEQELMIPIEPGIMPTTALGPGGIMGGVARRAPVGVVTCITSYNFPLVNMAGKLGPALAMGNTVVVKPAPQDPLAIVKLGEVFQEAGFPPGVVNIVVSESPAPAEALVASPHVDMISFTGSTAVGQRIGEVAGGDMKRLLLELGGKGAAIVFDDADLKTAVGAISSVWAFHSGQICTAPTRVLAQRGIYDRLVEGLAAAAGRLKVGDPLEPDTVVGPVITGAHRERVEGYIRSGREEGATVVVGGERPDIGGRGFYVAPTLIADGKPGMRVVQEEIFGPVVVVVPFDDEDEAPALANSTDFGLYDYVFSTDTAKAFSVAKKLRTGNVGINSVQRNHEMPFGGFKKSGVGRDGGRFGFHAYSELQSIVWPG